Part of the Pyricularia oryzae 70-15 chromosome 3, whole genome shotgun sequence genome, ATGGAACGCATGGCAAATCCCGGCATATACTTCTCTCGGAGCTTTCCCGTAGGTTTCCGTGCCCGTTTTGTGCATGCTGAAGTGCTACCTCGCTAACATTCAAGACAGGTTGCATATCACCTTCGGTAATGCTGCCAGAGCATCGCCTTGCAGTCTTACTTTCACAGGTTAAAGATGACCAGATATTGAACTGTATCTATCACACTAGTGCAACGTCGCCATCACTCTATTGCGACCATTATTGCGATCGGGAGAAATTCCCATCCCAGGTTATCCAAGAACTCAGCAGTGGCGCGGGCGAGATCTGGCAGATTCAGTTCTCGCACGACGGCACAAAGCTGGCAAGCTCTGGAAGTGACGAATCCGTCATTATATGGTCGCTATCGCCTCCGAGGATTTTGCACACACTCGGAGGTCATCAAACAGGGGTTGGAAACATAGCTTGGAGTCCAGACGACAGCATGCTCATCACCTGCGGTAGGGACAGATATGCTCGATTTTGGGATACAAGGGTAAGTTCATACCGAGGATAAAGATTGCCATTAAATCTATAAAGGCTGAAGACTGACCGTTTGTTACAGACTGGCACCTTGATACGAAAACTGGAACAATTCGAAGAGCCTGTAAGCAGCTGCATCTGGGCTGCTGATGGTCAGTCGGTAATTCTCGGTTCTTTTGATAGAGAGAGATCACTGTGCCAATGGGATCTGGACGGCGCGCGAGTCTGTACATGGACCAAAAAGCACCGAACCGAAGACGTTGCCGTATCGCCTGATGGTCGGTGGCTCGTAGCCATGGACGAACAGTCAAAGATTCACGTCTACAACTTCATAACACGTGAGGTCGAATACGAATTTGAAGTAAAGCCACGGCCTTGCTCCATCGCCATCAGTCAGGATTCAAGACTGCTACTGGCAAACAGCAACGACGGGGCCGTACAACTCTTTGATCTTCTTTCGGGAGGATTGCGGCTGCAACAATACCTTGGATGCACTGGCGGCGCCTTTCTCATAAGGTGCGAATTTGGTGGCGCCAATGAGAGCTTCGTTGCCAGCGGTAGTGAGGGTAAGTCCTGGATTTTTCCATATCGACATGCTTTCGTATACGAAACTATGTACTAACAACGTTATCGTTTCCTCTCTGGTTTAGATGGCAAAGTTTCCATCTGGCACAAGGCTACAGGTCATCTAATTTGTCGACTCCATGCCCATCACCCACGTTGCAACGCTGTTCGTTGGAACCCCAAAGATCCATGCATGTTCGCCACGTGTGGCGACGATGGCAAGATTAAGATGTAAGACACTCCCCGGAACGTTTTGTATACGATGGAGAATCCGCCCCGTCCACAATACTAACTCATCGAAACTTGTCAGATGGGGAAACTCGGAGCATAACCTGAGGTCGCATTCGCCCAACGGGTCAGCGGCTTAGGATGCCGTTGAGGTTAGTTGGGTTGATTTTCGTTACTCATGGATGTGATATCTGTCAGCCATGAAAGCAGTTGTCTCAGACTCACAAAGGGATCAACGAGTGTTAAGCACAAGTACGTTCCCTTGGAATTGTCGAGCAATGTCCAAGCGAAAAGTGCTTGGGCCAGCGATAAATTCTTGCTAGAAGCAGACACTGGTAACCCATCGGAACTTGCATACAACTGTGTACTATCGTAGCGTCGCTAGCACCTGGTGTGGCACTCAGGACAGGGCGATTCCACAAATGGTTTACAGGGGACGGAAGAGGCACAATACTCAGTAGATAGATGGTTGTGCTGACAACGACACAATCACGTGTATTTGAATAAACATGCATCCGCATCTCTCAAGAACATGAGGCATACACGGACTGAGGTGCATGCCAAAGATGATGCCTTTGTGGTTGGTGGTTAATTCCATGATGTTTGCATCTACGTAGGTAGTAATTTTGTACCAGACGGAATACAGTACAGACAGGCTTGATAGAAAGGCTCAGCATGTTACAAGGTAGGTGAACAAAAGCCACGCCATGCGCTGACGAAGACGTTTTCAGTCAAATCTTTCGCAGGCCAAGCTCAAGGCAGCCGTTCCTAACATACAGCATACAGGGGATCAGCAGACCCCAATCCCCAAAGTTGGGTGTCAACGTCCTTGCTAGTTGCAATGATTGGGCCAAGCCACGTGACGCCACCTGACAGTAGTGGCTTAACAGTATTATTTGGGGGGATTGGACCCAGACCAGAGGCCCACTATGGATGGGCATGAGTTTCGGGACAACTTGGCTACCATTCAACGTTGCACGTACGTCCATGCAAGTGTGCGTTATGTTATCAAGCCAGCAGTCCTGGTTCGTCACTTTAAACTGTCCGAATCAAATATAGCAGAGCACTCACTTGACCAGACCTTGTCAATCCAGATCCAAGTTGCGACAACTAGATTCTACAAGCTTTCGTTTCACTCGACTCGTATTTTCACAGCTGCATAGGTACCTGCCCATGCGGAAGCAAATAATCACTGCAGCAAAGCACAGATAAGCATTCATCGGTGCCCAAGGTCCTAAGGAAACAAGAACGCCGTGCCGCAAACCACCCTCGACGCACGCGGCGCAAGCACAACGACCGTTACCTCATCGTCGTCCGTACGCAGCAACAAAGTTTCTTCCGTAGCTCAAACTCAAACTGGCTTTTGGCCGCCTTTCACAACTTGCCATCAAAAGGCACGCATCTTCAACGACCCGCTGAGCATTGCCGCCGTGCCAACCACATATTGCGCCCAAACACCAAGGTCCCAATCCTGAGCTAGCTGTACAACATGGCAGCCCAGACTTCTCTCAGCACGCCGGGAGGCATCTCGGATCCTGCACTGATCACGTACGTATCATTTGCAACCTGTCCATCTGCTAGTGTTGCCAGGGGTCTCTCTTTTGGGGATGTACACCGCCGGCAGAACCACCAGCTTTGCGTAGGGGAGCATATTCTGTTGAAACGATAGCTGACGTAGAATGCCTACAGGCTTGTCAACAAGTTACAAGATGTATTTGCAACAGTCGGAGTGACGAACCCCATCGACTTGCCGCAGATCGTCGTCGTGGGCAGTCAATCAAGCGGAAAGAGTTCGGTGTTGGAAAACATTGTTGGACGAGACTTGTGAGTTATTTGCGCCACATATGTTTTCTCGATTCGCGAGGCTAGTATCGTACAGAAGCTGACATGTATCCATACACTTCATCTCAGCCTACCTCGTGGATCAGGTATTGTTACTCGAAGACCGCTCGTTCTCCAGCTTCACAACCGGCCCGCATCCCAGTCGAATGGTGTCAACGAAGAGATCGCAGGAGGGACCGACAAACATGCCAACGCAGACGAGTGGGGAGAGTTCCTCCATATCACTGGCCAAAAGTTTTACGACTTTAACAAGATCAGGGATGAGATCACTAGGGAGACGGAAGCCAAGGTCGGCCGGAACGCTGGCATCTCGCCTCAGCCCATCAACCTACGGATCTACTCGCCAAACGTCCTGACTTTGACGCTTGTCGATCTGCCCGGTCTCACAAAGGTGCCCGTGGGCGACCAGCCGCGGGACATTGAGAAGCAGATTAGGGAGATGGTCATGAAATACATTTCTAAGCCGAATGCTATTATCTTGGCTGTCACCCCTGCAAATAGTGATCTTGCAAACTCGGACGGTCTGAAGATGGCCAGGGAGGTGGACCCGGAAGGACAAAGGACTATTGGTGTTCTCACCAAGGTGGACTTGATGGACGAGGGGACTGATGTCGTTGACATTCTCGCCGGCCGCATCATCCCCTTGCGGCTGGGATACGTCCCAGTGGTCAACCGTGGCCAGCGTGATATCGACAACAAGAAGCCCATTCAAGCTGCTTTGGAGAATGAAAAGAACTTTTTCGACAACCACAAGGCATACCGCAACAAGAGCTCGTACTGCGGTACTCCATATCTCGCGCGCAAGCTCAACCTAATTCTGATGATGCACATCAAGCAGACGCTGCCTGATATCAAGGCACGCATCTCCAGCTCGCTACAGAAGTACAGCGCGGAACTCGAGAGTCTGGGCCCCTCGATCCTTGGGGACAGCACGAATATTGTTCTCAAGGTCATTACAGATTTCAGCGGAGAGTGGAAGGACGTTTTGGACGGTAACAATACGGAGATCTCCGGGCAGGAGCTGTCTGGAGGTGCACGTATCAGTTTTGTGTTCCACGAGCTCTACGCCAATGGTATCAAGGCCGTCGACCCCTTTGATGTGGTCAAGGACCAGGAGATCCGCACGTTCATCTACAACTCGTCGGGTCCGTCGCCTGCGCTCTTTGTTGGAACTGGTGCCTTTGAGCAgatcgtgaagaagcagatTGCTCGGTTGGAGGAGCCCAGTCTTAAGTGCATATCCCTTGTCTATGACGAGCTGGTGCGGATCCTGTCGCAACTGCTTGCCAAGCAGCTGTACAGGCGGTACCCGCAACTGAAGGAGAAGTTCCATCAGGTGGTTGTGGCCTTTTTCAAGAAGGCCATGGAGCCATCAGTGAAGTTAGTCAAGGATCTGGTGGCCATGGAGGTGTGCTACATCAACACTGGCCACCCTGACTTCTTGAACGGTCACCGCGTAAGTTGACAAAGCAAACCCTGTCATATACATTGCATTCCGAGCTCTACTGACTGACTTGCCTGATTAGGCCATGGCTATTGTAAATGAACGCATGAATCCCAAGCCTGTTACCCAGGTGGACCCCAAGACTGGCAAGGCCATTTCTACCACACCGGCACGGACCGCCAGTCCTGGTGTCCCCGACTCTGGGGACGGTAACAGCGGTTTCTTTGGCAGTTTCTTTGCCGGAAAGAATAAGAAGAAGGCTGCTGCCATggagccgccgccaccgatgCTGAAGGCTTCAGGCAACCTGTCAGAACGCGAGGCTATGGAAGTCGAGGTCATCAGTACGTCTAAACGCGCCCATGCGGATTGGGTTCCCTATTATTTGAAAAATTTGCTGACTGAAACCGCCACTTCAGAGCTTCTGATTGCTTCATACTTTAACATTGTCAAGAGAACCATGATCGACATGGTACCCAAGGCCATTATGCTGAACCTTGTGCAGTATGTCACCCCTGTCTATGCTATCCTATCTTGGCACCTAGCCCATGTTGACTGGTATTTTGATCTACAGGTACACGAAAGAAAACATGCACGCGGAACTCCTTGCAAGCATGTACAAGAACGAGCAATTGGATGATTTGCTCAAGGAGAGCGATTACACGATTCGCAGGAGGAAAGAGTGCCAACAAATGGTGGAGTCTTTGTCGCGCGCGCAGGAAATTGTCGGACAGGTGCAGTAAATATCGAAAGATTTGGATCGGGCCAGGCCGGGCCAGT contains:
- a CDS encoding vacuolar protein sorting-associated protein 1, whose translation is MAAQTSLSTPGGISDPALITLVNKLQDVFATVGVTNPIDLPQIVVVGSQSSGKSSVLENIVGRDFLPRGSGIVTRRPLVLQLHNRPASQSNGVNEEIAGGTDKHANADEWGEFLHITGQKFYDFNKIRDEITRETEAKVGRNAGISPQPINLRIYSPNVLTLTLVDLPGLTKVPVGDQPRDIEKQIREMVMKYISKPNAIILAVTPANSDLANSDGLKMAREVDPEGQRTIGVLTKVDLMDEGTDVVDILAGRIIPLRLGYVPVVNRGQRDIDNKKPIQAALENEKNFFDNHKAYRNKSSYCGTPYLARKLNLILMMHIKQTLPDIKARISSSLQKYSAELESLGPSILGDSTNIVLKVITDFSGEWKDVLDGNNTEISGQELSGGARISFVFHELYANGIKAVDPFDVVKDQEIRTFIYNSSGPSPALFVGTGAFEQIVKKQIARLEEPSLKCISLVYDELVRILSQLLAKQLYRRYPQLKEKFHQVVVAFFKKAMEPSVKLVKDLVAMEVCYINTGHPDFLNGHRAMAIVNERMNPKPVTQVDPKTGKAISTTPARTASPGVPDSGDGNSGFFGSFFAGKNKKKAAAMEPPPPMLKASGNLSEREAMEVEVIKLLIASYFNIVKRTMIDMVPKAIMLNLVQYTKENMHAELLASMYKNEQLDDLLKESDYTIRRRKECQQMVESLSRAQEIVGQVQ